The Helianthus annuus cultivar XRQ/B chromosome 16, HanXRQr2.0-SUNRISE, whole genome shotgun sequence genome includes a window with the following:
- the LOC110918136 gene encoding uncharacterized protein LOC110918136: MWKKLDQILQIPTCTCDAATQYNNFSHLVKLMQFLMGLDSAYQSVRTSLLIREPLPSVKDAFAIVSREESHRNANVKDNTVGFFSKVNPNIENKKRFIKNQNQGLKCSHCNKTGHSVDKCFEIIGYPSWVRPPRGNQAKKTGSSNNVCVDDSCVPVTSLTSDQLSKLLSLLKDKSPEVPQSCNVLGLTNKESPGDW; the protein is encoded by the exons ATGTGGAAAAAATTAGATCAAATCCTACAGATTCCTACTTGTACTTGTGATGCTGCAACTCAGTATAATAATTTCAGTCATTTAGTTAAACTCATGCAGTTCTTGATGGGTTTGGATAGTGCATATCAATCTGTTAGAACTTCGTTGTTGATTAGAGAACCTCTCCCTTCTGTGAAAGATGCTTTTGCTATTGTTTCTAGGGAAGAGTCTCATAGGAATGCTAATGTAAAAGATAATACCGTTGGTTTCTTTTCAAAAGTTAATCCTAATATTGAGAACAAGAAAAGGTTTATTAAAAATCAGAATCAAGGATTAAAATGTTCGCATTGTAATAAAACTGGACACTCTGTTGATAAATGTTTTGAAATAATAGGCTATCCTTCTTGGGTTAGACCACCAAGAGGTAATCAAGCAAAGAAAACTGGGTCTAGTAATAATGTTTGTGTTGATGATTCTTGTGTTCCTGTTACTTCTCTTACTTCTGATCAATTGTCCAAATTGTTGAGTTTGTTAAAGGACAAGTCACCTGAAGTACCACAAAGCTGCAATGTGTTAG GACTTACTAACAAAGAAAGTCCTGGTGATTGGTGA